The DNA region ACGTTAAGCTCATCAATAAAGGTGGTACCGCGGAAGACTAGCTTTCGTCCTTTTTCATAAGGGCGGAAGTTTTTTTATTTCCATGATCATGCATCCATCCATGGTAGAGACTAAAAATTACGTACAAGGAAGTGATTGCGATGAGCGCACGCATCGTCGTCAAGATCGGAAGCAGCTCCCTCACAACCGAGGAAGGCGGCTTGAATCTGGATTCCGTCGCCTTCTTCGCTGCCGAGCTGGCAGCCCTGCGCGATGCCGGCCATGAGGTTCTCCTCGTGACCTCCGGCGCGGTTGCCGCAGGCTTCCGCGAGATCGGCTATGATAGCAGACCGAAGCTGCTTCATGAGAAGCAGGCCGCGGCGGCGCTCGGTCAGGCGCTGCTGATGAGGGCCTATCAGAATGCCCTAGCGGAGCACCGGCTGAAGGCGGCGCAGATATTGCTGACCCGGACGGATTTTGCGAACCGGAAGCGCATGAACAATGCGAATATGACCATTTCGGAGCTGCTGAAGCAGGGCATCATTCCGATCATTAACGAGAATGACACCGTCTCGATTGACGAGCTGAAATTCGGAGACAATGATACGCTTTCCGCCCTCGTGGCTAACCTCGTTCGAGCCCAGCAGCTCATTATCCTGACGGATACCGACGGATTGTACACCGCGGATCCGCGCAAATCTCCCGATGCCACCCGGTATGAGGAGATCGAGGAAATTACCGAAGAGATTTACAGCATGGCCGGAGGGGCCGGCACCAGCGTCGGTACGGGCGGGATGCGCTCCAAGATCGACGCAGCCAAAATCGCAACGCGCGGCGGCGTTCCGGTCTTCATCGGAAAAGCCGACGAGGCCGGAGATCTGCTGCTGGCTTATCAGCATCGCGGGAAGGGCACGTATTTTGCGACACAGCTCTCTTCTCTGCCGATGAAAAAGCAGTGGCTCGGCTTTATGTCCTCCCCCTTGGGAAGGATCATCGTCGATGAGGGGGCGGAGGAAGCGCTCCTTCACGGCGGGCACAGCCTGCTTCCGGTCGGCATCAAGCGGCTGGAAGGCAGCTTCCATGCCGGAGATGTCGTCGAAGTGCTGAACACGAACCGGGAACGGCTCGGAAGAGGCATCGTCAATTATGACGAGGAGCAGCTCCAGGCCGTGATCGGCTTGCCGAGCAGCCGCGTCTTCGAGCTGATCGGCGACGTGCACCGGCTTGAGGTGATCCACCGTGACGAATGGATTACCTTGAAATAAGGATGATTGGATCATAAACAACCGTTTGATTATAAGGAGGAATGAACCGTGAGTGAAGTAAGGGAAAAAGCACAGCTTGCCAAACAAACCGCCGCCGTGCTCGGCAAGCTGACCACGAATGAAAAGAATAAGGCTCTGCTTGAAATGGCCGATGCGCTGATTGCGCGCGCCGGCGATATCATTGAGGCGAACGCCGACGACCTGCGGCGCGGCAAGGAGAACGGAACGTCCTCCTCCCTGCTTGACCGGCTAGCGCTGAATGAAGAACGGATCCGCGGCATTGCCGAGGGGCTGCGGCAGATCGTGGAGCTTCCGGATCCGATCGGCGACACGCTCGAGACGATCGAACGTCCGAACGGCCTGCATATTGTCAAGAAACGCGTCCCGATTGGCGTCATCGGCATCATCTATGAAGCCCGTCCGAACGTAACGGTGGATGCGGCGGGACTATGCCTGAAGACGGGCAACGCCGTCGTCCTCCGCGGGGGCTCCTCCGCCCTCTCCTCCAACCGCAAAATCGTGGAGGTGCTCCACGAAGCGATGGAGCGGACCGCCCTCCCTGCCGCATCCCTGCAGCTCATTGAGGATGCGAACCGCTCGTCCGTGGACGAGATGCTGAAGCTGAACGGGCTGCTCGATGTCATTATTCCTCGCGGAGGCAGCTCGCTGATTCAAAATGTCGTAATGAATTCCACCGTGCCTGTCATTGAAACAGGTGCCGGCATTTGCCATACGTATATCGACGAGTCGGCCCAGCCGGACATGGCTGCCGCGATCAGCCTCAATGCCAAGGTTCAGCGTCCTTCGGTCTGCAATGCGATGGAGACGCTGCTCGTGCATGAGGCGTTTGCCAAATCCCATCTCCATTCCTTGGCCGAAGCGTTCAAGGAACGGAATGTGGAGCTTCGCGGCTGCGCGCGCACGCTGTCTTACGCGCCATGGGCGCGCGAAG from Paenibacillus ihbetae includes:
- the proB gene encoding glutamate 5-kinase yields the protein MSARIVVKIGSSSLTTEEGGLNLDSVAFFAAELAALRDAGHEVLLVTSGAVAAGFREIGYDSRPKLLHEKQAAAALGQALLMRAYQNALAEHRLKAAQILLTRTDFANRKRMNNANMTISELLKQGIIPIINENDTVSIDELKFGDNDTLSALVANLVRAQQLIILTDTDGLYTADPRKSPDATRYEEIEEITEEIYSMAGGAGTSVGTGGMRSKIDAAKIATRGGVPVFIGKADEAGDLLLAYQHRGKGTYFATQLSSLPMKKQWLGFMSSPLGRIIVDEGAEEALLHGGHSLLPVGIKRLEGSFHAGDVVEVLNTNRERLGRGIVNYDEEQLQAVIGLPSSRVFELIGDVHRLEVIHRDEWITLK
- a CDS encoding glutamate-5-semialdehyde dehydrogenase, with translation MSEVREKAQLAKQTAAVLGKLTTNEKNKALLEMADALIARAGDIIEANADDLRRGKENGTSSSLLDRLALNEERIRGIAEGLRQIVELPDPIGDTLETIERPNGLHIVKKRVPIGVIGIIYEARPNVTVDAAGLCLKTGNAVVLRGGSSALSSNRKIVEVLHEAMERTALPAASLQLIEDANRSSVDEMLKLNGLLDVIIPRGGSSLIQNVVMNSTVPVIETGAGICHTYIDESAQPDMAAAISLNAKVQRPSVCNAMETLLVHEAFAKSHLHSLAEAFKERNVELRGCARTLSYAPWAREASSEDYATEYNDYILNVKIVDDLDQALAHIAEYGTKHSECIVTENGQNAERFLQEVDAAAVYHNASTRFTDGFEFGFGAEIGISTQKLHARGPMGLPALTSSKYVIIGSGQIRE